Proteins from a single region of Flavobacterium sp. YJ01:
- the kdsB gene encoding 3-deoxy-manno-octulosonate cytidylyltransferase: MKIIAVIPARYASTRFPAKLMQDLGGKTVILRTYEAAVSTNLFDDVFVVTDSDLIFDEIVSNGGKAIMSIKEHESGSDRIAEAIADLDVDIVVNVQGDEPFTEAEPLAQVLSVFKNDPDKKVDLASLMREITNEDEINNPNNVKVVVDQSQFALYFSRSVIPYAREKNVGVRYFQHIGIYAFRKQALLDFYSLPMRTLEASEKLEQLRYLEFGKRIKMIETTHVGIGIDTVEDLERAKSMLRDI, from the coding sequence ATGAAAATAATAGCGGTAATTCCGGCAAGATATGCTTCAACACGTTTTCCTGCAAAATTAATGCAGGATCTAGGAGGAAAAACAGTAATTTTAAGAACTTACGAAGCGGCAGTTTCTACAAATTTATTTGATGATGTTTTTGTAGTAACCGATTCAGATTTGATTTTTGATGAAATCGTTTCTAATGGAGGAAAAGCGATAATGAGCATCAAAGAACACGAATCTGGAAGCGATAGAATCGCCGAAGCCATTGCAGATCTAGATGTTGATATTGTAGTAAATGTTCAAGGCGACGAACCTTTTACAGAAGCCGAACCTTTGGCACAAGTTTTATCTGTTTTTAAAAACGATCCTGATAAAAAAGTTGATTTGGCTTCGCTAATGCGTGAAATTACAAATGAAGACGAAATCAATAATCCGAACAATGTAAAAGTGGTGGTAGATCAATCGCAGTTTGCATTGTATTTTTCGAGATCGGTAATTCCCTATGCTAGAGAAAAAAATGTTGGAGTAAGATATTTTCAGCACATCGGAATTTATGCTTTTAGAAAACAAGCTTTATTAGACTTTTATAGCCTTCCTATGAGGACTTTAGAAGCTTCTGAGAAACTGGAACAGTTACGTTATTTAGAGTTTGGAAAACGCATTAAAATGATCGAAACAACGCATGTTGGAATTGGAATTGATACTGTTGAAGATTTAGAGCGAGCTAAATCTATGCTTAGAGATATTTGA
- a CDS encoding AAA family ATPase: MNSALFYGILQKRFPFVPTLKQDIFFQKIAIFLTEPQNDTIFVLKGYAGTGKTTVISTIVNNLGDINKKYVLLAPTGRAAKVIANYSNNPAFTIHKKIYFPKKSSGGGVAFTKQVNKHKNTIFIVDEASMISDSTLDSGSLLDDLINYVYSGQNCKMILLGDTAQLPPVNLDVSPALDIDTLGFHYSKEIEHIELDEVMRQEESSGILYNATELRELLKESFITEFRFNVKKFKDIVRLTDGYDIQDAINMAYSNYSIEDTAFIVRSNKRANQYNEQIRSRILFKESELSVGDFLMVVKNNYFWLKETDEAGFIANGDIIEVLELFGIRELYGFTFAKVKIRMVDYPDQKPFETVLILDTLKSESPSLTYEESNRLYEEVMKDYEDEPTKYKRFQKVKENEYFNGLQVKFSYAITCHKSQGGQWNTVFVEQPYLPDGIDRDYIRWLYTAMTRAKNKLYLIGFKDESFEE, encoded by the coding sequence ATGAATTCTGCACTTTTTTACGGTATTTTACAAAAACGATTTCCATTTGTACCAACTCTCAAACAGGATATTTTTTTTCAGAAAATTGCCATTTTTTTAACCGAACCTCAAAACGATACTATTTTCGTTTTAAAAGGATATGCTGGAACAGGAAAGACGACTGTAATCTCTACAATCGTAAATAATTTGGGCGATATTAATAAGAAATACGTTTTGCTTGCACCAACGGGACGCGCGGCAAAAGTGATTGCTAATTATTCAAATAATCCAGCTTTTACCATTCATAAAAAAATCTATTTTCCCAAGAAATCTTCGGGTGGAGGAGTGGCTTTTACCAAACAAGTCAATAAGCATAAAAACACCATTTTTATAGTCGATGAAGCTTCTATGATTTCAGACAGCACTTTAGACAGCGGTTCGCTTCTAGACGATTTGATTAATTATGTTTATTCTGGTCAGAATTGTAAAATGATTCTTTTAGGAGATACGGCTCAGCTTCCGCCAGTTAATTTAGATGTGAGTCCGGCTTTAGATATTGATACTTTAGGTTTTCATTATAGCAAAGAAATTGAACATATCGAACTCGACGAAGTAATGCGTCAGGAAGAAAGTTCTGGAATTTTGTATAACGCCACAGAATTGCGTGAATTATTGAAAGAAAGTTTTATTACAGAGTTTAGATTTAATGTAAAGAAATTTAAAGATATTGTCCGATTAACAGACGGTTACGATATTCAAGATGCTATAAATATGGCTTATAGCAATTATAGTATTGAAGACACTGCATTTATTGTTCGTTCTAACAAAAGGGCGAATCAATATAATGAACAGATTAGAAGCCGAATTTTATTTAAAGAAAGTGAACTTTCGGTTGGTGATTTTTTAATGGTTGTAAAGAATAATTATTTCTGGCTAAAAGAAACCGACGAAGCAGGATTTATTGCCAACGGAGATATTATTGAAGTTTTGGAATTGTTCGGAATTAGAGAATTATACGGATTTACATTTGCGAAAGTGAAAATTAGAATGGTCGATTATCCGGATCAGAAACCTTTTGAAACCGTTTTGATTCTAGATACTTTAAAAAGCGAATCTCCATCTTTAACATACGAAGAATCAAATCGTTTGTACGAAGAAGTGATGAAAGATTATGAAGACGAACCGACTAAATATAAGAGATTTCAAAAAGTAAAAGAAAACGAATATTTTAACGGACTTCAGGTTAAATTCTCATACGCGATTACGTGCCATAAATCGCAAGGAGGACAATGGAATACGGTTTTTGTGGAACAGCCTTATTTACCAGACGGAATTGATCGCGACTATATTAGATGGCTTTACACCGCTATGACGCGTGCTAAAAATAAGTTATATTTGATAGGATTTAAAGACGAGAGTTTTGAGGAATAA
- a CDS encoding DUF3822 family protein: MSLQNTNITSKNYKKLSIQVSLTGFSYCCFDTLNNVITSFKEIQFDNSNKTSKIEDLFANAFKNNPELKDVYDEVMVIHTNNLSTFVPTALFDENYLGSYLQYTTKVFETDFFTFDQISNYQMNSVYIPYVNINNFLIDNVGSFDYKHANSILVEKILDNSRNDDDKKMIVNFNPENFEIIVVQNQKLLLFNSFEYNTPEDFIYYILFTAEQLSMNPESFKLELLGTIKENDPFYAIAYKYVRHISFMDVTKLQEKNSFSTAENQKHYILFQS, translated from the coding sequence ATGTCATTACAAAATACTAACATTACTTCTAAAAATTACAAAAAACTTTCGATTCAGGTTTCACTGACGGGATTTTCATATTGCTGTTTTGACACTTTAAATAATGTCATTACTTCATTTAAAGAAATTCAATTTGATAATTCAAATAAAACATCAAAAATTGAAGATTTATTTGCGAATGCCTTTAAGAATAATCCTGAATTAAAAGATGTTTATGATGAAGTAATGGTTATTCATACCAATAATCTTTCGACTTTTGTTCCAACGGCTTTGTTTGATGAAAATTATTTGGGAAGTTATCTGCAATACACCACAAAAGTTTTCGAAACCGATTTTTTTACTTTTGATCAAATATCTAATTATCAGATGAATTCGGTTTATATTCCATATGTGAATATCAACAATTTCCTGATTGACAATGTTGGTTCTTTTGATTACAAACATGCCAATAGCATTTTGGTCGAAAAAATCTTGGACAATTCTCGCAATGATGATGATAAAAAAATGATTGTGAATTTTAATCCAGAAAATTTCGAAATTATTGTTGTGCAAAATCAGAAGTTATTGCTATTCAATTCTTTTGAATACAACACTCCAGAAGATTTTATCTACTATATTTTATTTACCGCCGAACAATTAAGCATGAATCCAGAGAGTTTCAAACTAGAATTGTTAGGAACAATTAAAGAAAATGATCCTTTTTATGCTATTGCATACAAATATGTTCGCCATATTTCTTTTATGGATGTAACCAAATTGCAAGAGAAAAATAGCTTTTCTACAGCTGAAAATCAAAAACATTATATCTTATTTCAATCATGA
- a CDS encoding TonB-dependent receptor, with amino-acid sequence MNIYLPLKLLVALLLFCLSFVANAQNEKPKDSISNEQLKEVVIAQEKKTFTNSNGNIKVDIANSVYNSIPNPVDLLSKLPNVQLSADRESISVVGKGNPLIYIDNQKVGMNDLNALSVSDIKTIEIIQNPSSKYEAEGRAVILITRKLSKKEGFKTDISETASFKKNYNNYLGFNSSFKKNKLEWKANFNFNKLNPWENHSIAYQIPQAEIVSDYDVSATTHRKQYIFGGGLFYKINEEDYFSVNVNGKMQNDVFDINTFTFNQNQDVENHVFTFSDNSSSKNFINSFVNYSKKIKAIDTKLFLGFQGSNFNQHLWSLVQNNYNDTELELSQNRDQKFNVDVFSGRIDLEKKFKNEWNWEYGGLYSSAKSKSDYDVFDYDKNENNSFNYDFKEANLAAYTQLSGKIKKVDFSVGLRIENTNVVGKYETESSALIDKNYTNLFPKAQLSFTIDSTKSLSFDYSKSISRPNYSSLSMIATYINPYFVYGSNINLGPTFIDVISTTFQYHDKSVKLTLYQNKNPTYQDFVFDNQNNILTFTDKNFQKESGYNIEFTLPFTYKFWTNMNSLIFATNKIEDDSAVFNSSKTYLYYYSNNTFKLPKDFTFVLSFWGATKQKEGVFERNAKLIFDASLVKKFGKNWTCTVNYNDIFKNTIYTERFTINNISSRARYLVDANEVSITLRYSFGKIKESEFKEKNVNENENRIK; translated from the coding sequence ATGAATATCTATTTGCCATTAAAACTTCTAGTAGCACTTTTACTTTTCTGTCTTTCATTTGTTGCCAATGCACAAAATGAAAAGCCAAAAGATTCGATTTCAAATGAACAATTGAAAGAAGTCGTTATTGCCCAAGAAAAAAAGACTTTTACAAACTCAAACGGAAACATAAAAGTAGATATTGCTAATTCTGTTTACAATTCAATTCCAAATCCTGTTGATTTGCTTTCTAAGCTTCCAAACGTGCAATTAAGTGCAGATCGCGAGAGTATTTCGGTTGTAGGCAAAGGAAATCCGCTTATTTATATTGATAATCAAAAAGTGGGAATGAACGATTTGAATGCTCTATCGGTTTCAGATATTAAAACAATTGAAATTATTCAGAATCCATCGTCAAAGTATGAAGCCGAAGGACGCGCCGTGATTTTGATTACGAGAAAATTAAGTAAAAAAGAGGGTTTTAAAACAGATATTTCTGAAACTGCTTCTTTTAAAAAGAATTACAATAATTATCTAGGTTTTAATTCGAGCTTTAAAAAGAATAAACTGGAATGGAAAGCCAATTTTAATTTCAATAAATTAAATCCGTGGGAAAATCACAGCATTGCATATCAGATTCCGCAGGCTGAAATTGTCTCAGATTACGATGTTTCGGCAACGACACATCGAAAACAATATATTTTTGGCGGAGGTTTATTTTATAAAATAAATGAAGAAGATTATTTTTCGGTTAATGTAAATGGGAAAATGCAAAATGATGTTTTCGATATTAATACTTTTACTTTTAATCAGAATCAAGATGTAGAAAATCATGTTTTTACGTTTAGTGACAATTCAAGTTCAAAGAATTTTATCAACTCATTTGTAAATTATTCGAAAAAAATAAAAGCTATTGATACTAAGTTGTTTCTTGGATTTCAAGGTTCCAATTTTAATCAGCATTTATGGAGTTTAGTGCAGAATAATTACAATGATACCGAATTGGAATTGTCTCAAAATCGGGATCAGAAATTTAATGTTGATGTTTTTTCTGGTCGAATAGATTTAGAAAAAAAGTTTAAAAATGAATGGAATTGGGAATATGGCGGACTTTATTCTTCTGCTAAATCCAAATCTGATTACGATGTTTTTGATTACGATAAAAATGAAAATAATTCTTTTAACTATGATTTTAAAGAAGCAAATCTAGCGGCTTACACACAGCTTTCAGGAAAAATTAAAAAAGTAGATTTTTCAGTCGGACTTAGAATCGAAAATACCAATGTTGTTGGAAAATATGAGACGGAAAGTTCTGCTTTAATTGATAAAAATTATACCAATCTTTTTCCGAAAGCACAATTATCTTTTACAATTGACAGTACTAAAAGTTTGAGCTTTGATTATTCTAAAAGTATTTCCAGGCCCAATTATTCTTCGTTGAGCATGATTGCGACTTATATAAATCCGTATTTTGTTTATGGAAGCAATATCAATTTAGGGCCGACTTTTATAGATGTAATTTCGACTACTTTTCAATATCATGATAAATCTGTAAAACTGACTTTGTATCAAAACAAAAATCCTACTTATCAAGATTTTGTGTTTGATAATCAGAATAACATATTGACTTTTACAGACAAAAATTTCCAAAAAGAATCGGGTTATAATATTGAATTTACTTTGCCTTTCACTTATAAATTCTGGACAAATATGAATTCTTTAATTTTTGCAACAAACAAAATTGAAGATGATTCGGCAGTATTTAATTCTTCCAAAACCTATTTGTATTATTATTCCAATAATACATTTAAGTTGCCAAAAGATTTTACGTTTGTACTTTCGTTTTGGGGCGCAACAAAGCAAAAAGAAGGCGTTTTTGAACGAAATGCAAAACTTATTTTTGATGCGTCTTTGGTGAAAAAATTCGGTAAAAACTGGACTTGCACTGTAAATTATAATGACATTTTTAAAAACACAATTTATACGGAACGATTTACAATCAATAATATAAGCTCGAGAGCAAGATATTTAGTTGATGCAAATGAAGTTTCTATCACGCTTCGTTATTCTTTTGGAAAAATTAAGGAAAGTGAGTTTAAAGAAAAAAACGTTAATGAGAATGAAAACAGAATTAAATAA
- a CDS encoding HAMP domain-containing sensor histidine kinase: MKQRINLLIIFSVVALIVLTTVQCYLVKTAYDYKVAEFHTQIKNEIGKISNNYSDIDSAIVSRKEALYKSLSENYIKGKKTKLDVKSGVLQAQYQNAITQKIKRKFERDLPNFKIDFAIVLNKFILYKSTQKADTIFSEKPFIENKLFGNLISLNHAFLVRSYVGTTNGTFENQDYKLLTEDSMYVSVVDWEMIILGRMTFILILSLLSILTLITLFVIALKALIKQKKVSDVKTDFINNITHELKTPLATLGISTKILEQKNIRDNDENFNSIVNTISRQNNRLQNLIDQVMANSLAENEIELRKEKIETEDFLLSIVNDFKITFPKINLKTDFQTEKTILVLDRFHLTTAFLNVLENAVKYGSSTITIKTKIIENQFSITFEDDGIGIAKNKQSFLFEKFYRVEQGNLHNTKGLGLGLYYVDQIVKAHQGSINVISDLGKGSQFTILLKV; the protein is encoded by the coding sequence ATGAAACAAAGAATCAATTTATTAATAATATTTTCGGTTGTCGCTCTTATTGTGCTGACGACTGTGCAATGTTATTTGGTAAAAACAGCTTACGATTACAAAGTAGCCGAGTTTCATACGCAGATTAAAAACGAAATTGGAAAAATTTCAAACAATTACAGCGATATTGATTCTGCAATTGTTTCAAGAAAAGAAGCGCTTTACAAAAGTCTTTCGGAAAATTATATTAAAGGAAAGAAAACCAAATTGGATGTAAAAAGCGGTGTTCTTCAAGCGCAATATCAAAATGCTATTACACAAAAAATAAAGCGCAAGTTTGAGAGAGATTTACCCAATTTTAAGATTGATTTTGCTATTGTTTTGAATAAATTTATTCTTTACAAAAGCACACAAAAAGCAGACACCATTTTCTCTGAAAAACCTTTTATTGAAAATAAATTATTTGGAAATCTTATTTCGCTAAATCATGCTTTTTTAGTTAGAAGTTATGTCGGAACAACCAATGGAACTTTTGAAAATCAGGATTATAAATTACTGACTGAAGATTCTATGTACGTTTCGGTGGTAGATTGGGAAATGATTATTTTAGGAAGAATGACTTTTATTCTGATTCTGTCTTTATTATCAATTCTGACATTAATAACACTTTTTGTAATTGCGCTTAAAGCTTTAATCAAACAAAAAAAAGTAAGCGATGTTAAGACCGATTTTATCAATAATATTACACACGAACTTAAAACTCCGTTGGCGACTTTAGGAATTTCGACTAAGATTTTAGAGCAAAAAAATATTCGTGACAATGATGAAAATTTCAATTCGATTGTAAATACTATTTCGCGCCAGAATAATCGTTTACAGAATTTGATTGATCAGGTTATGGCCAATTCTTTGGCAGAAAATGAAATTGAATTGCGAAAAGAAAAGATCGAAACCGAAGATTTTCTGCTTTCGATTGTAAATGATTTTAAAATTACTTTTCCGAAAATCAATCTTAAAACCGATTTTCAAACTGAGAAAACAATTTTGGTTTTAGACCGATTTCATTTAACAACAGCTTTTTTAAATGTTTTGGAAAATGCCGTAAAATATGGTTCAAGCACAATTACCATTAAAACAAAAATAATTGAAAATCAATTCTCAATTACTTTTGAAGATGATGGAATTGGGATTGCAAAAAACAAACAATCTTTTCTTTTCGAGAAATTTTATCGTGTAGAACAAGGAAACTTACATAATACAAAAGGCTTAGGTTTGGGCTTATATTATGTTGACCAAATTGTAAAAGCGCATCAGGGTTCTATTAACGTGATTAGCGATTTAGGAAAAGGATCCCAGTTTACTATTTTATTAAAAGTCTAA
- a CDS encoding RsmD family RNA methyltransferase, with product MRIISGKYKGRRINPPKNLPVRPTTDMSKEALFNVLNNHFNFDSLKVLDLFSGTGNISFEFASRGSAPITSVDGDFGCVKFIKQVSSEFDFDIAATKSDVFKFLDNTKTSYDIIFADPPYGLDQTTFEKIVLTVFERDLLEEDGMMIIEHSKYTKLDHMSNFSFQKSYGGSFFSFFELNSTDDDEELPHDISKKESEEDEG from the coding sequence ATGAGAATCATTTCAGGAAAATACAAAGGACGTCGCATTAATCCGCCAAAAAATCTACCTGTAAGACCAACTACTGATATGAGTAAAGAAGCATTATTTAATGTTTTGAACAATCATTTCAATTTTGACAGCTTAAAGGTTCTGGATTTATTTTCGGGAACTGGAAATATAAGTTTTGAATTTGCTTCACGCGGAAGCGCTCCAATAACTTCAGTTGATGGAGATTTTGGATGCGTAAAATTCATCAAACAAGTTTCATCAGAATTTGATTTTGATATCGCGGCAACTAAAAGTGATGTTTTTAAGTTTTTAGACAATACTAAAACTTCTTACGATATTATTTTTGCCGATCCGCCGTACGGATTGGATCAGACGACTTTCGAAAAAATCGTTCTAACTGTTTTTGAAAGAGATTTATTGGAAGAAGACGGAATGATGATTATCGAACATTCTAAATATACCAAACTCGATCATATGAGTAATTTTTCTTTTCAGAAAAGTTACGGCGGTTCATTTTTTAGTTTTTTCGAACTAAATTCAACCGATGATGATGAAGAATTACCACACGATATTTCTAAAAAAGAATCTGAAGAAGACGAAGGTTAG
- the ygiD gene encoding 4,5-DOPA dioxygenase extradiol produces MTTLNDLHSISSTFSNTDKMPVLFLGHGSPMNAIEENQFVAGFRNLAKTLPQPNAILCVSAHWFTKGTKVTSMEMPRTIHDFGGFPQALFDVQYPAKGSPELAVETQKLLDPVMVELDEHWGLDHGAWSVIKHLYPNADVPVIQLSIDYTKSGQYHFELAQKLQALRYKGVLIIGSGNIVHNLRMVDFRNFDKDNYGYDWAIEARETVNNYLLDGNFQPLIDFEKMNKAIQLAVPTPEHYLPLLYILGLKDKTDEIELFNDKLLAGSLSMTSVKIM; encoded by the coding sequence ATGACAACACTAAACGATTTACATTCGATTTCGTCTACGTTTTCGAATACTGATAAAATGCCAGTTCTATTTTTAGGACACGGAAGTCCTATGAATGCAATTGAAGAAAATCAGTTTGTGGCTGGTTTTCGAAATTTGGCTAAAACTCTGCCACAACCGAACGCTATTTTGTGTGTTTCGGCGCATTGGTTTACAAAAGGAACAAAAGTGACTTCTATGGAAATGCCAAGAACTATTCATGATTTTGGAGGTTTTCCGCAGGCGCTTTTTGATGTGCAATATCCAGCAAAAGGAAGTCCTGAATTGGCTGTTGAAACTCAAAAACTTTTAGATCCTGTTATGGTCGAATTAGACGAGCATTGGGGACTAGATCACGGTGCGTGGAGTGTTATTAAACACTTATATCCAAATGCAGATGTTCCGGTAATTCAGCTGAGTATTGACTATACGAAATCGGGACAATATCATTTTGAATTGGCTCAAAAACTGCAAGCGCTTCGTTATAAAGGCGTTTTAATTATCGGAAGCGGAAATATTGTTCATAATCTTAGAATGGTTGATTTTAGAAATTTCGATAAAGATAATTACGGTTACGATTGGGCAATAGAAGCACGTGAAACGGTAAATAATTATTTATTAGATGGAAATTTCCAGCCTTTGATAGATTTTGAAAAAATGAATAAAGCGATTCAATTGGCTGTTCCAACTCCAGAACATTATCTTCCGTTGTTATATATCTTAGGCTTAAAAGATAAAACAGATGAAATTGAACTTTTTAATGATAAATTATTGGCTGGTTCTTTGAGTATGACCTCAGTAAAAATAATGTAA